The Lycium barbarum isolate Lr01 chromosome 11, ASM1917538v2, whole genome shotgun sequence genome contains the following window.
CTCGTCTAGATCTCCTCCATGATCAGCATCACTGTATCCAACTAATCGCAGATCTTTGTCGCCATGGTAACAAAGTGTATAATTAgcagttcccttcagatatctcATGATTCTCTTTACTGCTTGCCAATGTGCTAAACCTGGGTCGGTTTGATATCTACTTACTAAGCCAACTGCTTGACAGATATCAGGTCTAGTACACACCATAACATACATTAGACTTCCGACTACGCTCCTATAAGGAACTCGGctcattttttctttctcttcaggAGTTTTAGGACACATTTGACTACCCAAGGCATGGCCTTTACTGATAGGAGTATCAACAGGGCTACTATTTTGCATATTGAATCGTTCAAGAACTTTTCTAATGTAATTCTCTTGGGAGAGATACAATAGTTTCTTTGGACGATCTATTGAAATCATAACTCAAGGAATATATGCAGCTTCACCcatatctttcatctcaaattggGATGATAACCATGACTTTATCTCAGTAATGAACTCCTTATCATTTCCAGCTATAAGTATGTCATCTACATACAATGTTAAAATCACAA
Protein-coding sequences here:
- the LOC132620118 gene encoding secreted RxLR effector protein 161-like, producing MQNSSPVDTPISKGHALGSQMCPKTPEEKEKMSRVPYRSVVGSLMYVMVCTRPDICQAVGLVSRYQTDPGLAHWQAVKRIMRYLKGTANYTLCYHGDKDLRLVGYSDADHGGDLDERKSTSGYVFLLSDGAVSWSSKKQSCRSLSTMEAEYVALASAAQETVWLKRFLEHLLDITEELNQC